One Streptomyces sp. V4I8 genomic window carries:
- a CDS encoding SUKH-4 family immunity protein, with translation MVTFAQAQERAEEWINGEVPSYQHREVRVREFGLGFVVWAEDRADGPRSDGGAQRLVIARDSGEATLWPSLPVGEVIRRYEEEYGRGDAAAEPVPAAPARVDLNQTSFLLTPPEWLQEAADKLGIQGRDGAADSGSGAGSGSASGANSGQGDGGTSGAGALPETQGGVPVGAAGPSSTPPPQAPGVPDGATPWAGTDTNADAGEDRSVPLPETVFAPPLSGDDATPPDAKTALMSGGSRLPSTAIEPALDDAPTPGAPTPPPPPGPPSYGYPQGAGGPGTPPPGVPTPPAPSYGYPQGGPQAPGGPETPGRPLAPNAGDIADAATSKAAPPRAGGGATPPPPPGVPGTPGAGAGSTPPQPPAAPGVPGAPGGGYVPTQLVSALGPDGPEGAAGPGIPQPPGAPGAPGAPGMPGAPGVPNPPDAPNPPGTPGGTPPGGVHHAATVLADPNRMGGAPQPPGPPGVPGAPGAHGAPNPPGIPSPPGAPGAPGMPGAAQPPGPPGAPGMPPGGPGAPQPPRAPGVPGAPGAPGAPGSSGGARGAVHHAETVLAAPPVGGPGVPPPSPAPGAPQPPGAPGMPPGGPGMPPGGPGMAPGAPQPPMPPGAVPPQPGQPGQPAQPGQPGQPPAYGYPPQPTGQPTVGPGYQAVLRYRAQDGSEQQLIRRSAPGTPHPEWQIFHELRAMNVPSDQVLELHTELESCELPGAYCARMIREQWPQARITSIAPYGTDHASRQQGMQQLLAHQGELHQVADGPARPAPVRAPLPQVQAAPPIPPEGVAQELAGAFGPGLFRFEQAAVSRQGVPPVVAHSLMVGGLPMDMGPFFWAQAQPGRPVPTLAELAAERGVQPASDAGSYLVMGSDFGKALCVQYGTAHIVAVPVEAGPGGAPVPPQFVNTGLPEFQRCLALLGRMWRLRFGLNQEQAGRWTVDFQAQLASLDPAALGSPESWWSVLLEQMWDGLL, from the coding sequence ATGGTGACGTTCGCGCAGGCGCAGGAGCGTGCGGAAGAGTGGATCAACGGCGAGGTGCCGTCGTACCAGCATCGTGAGGTGCGGGTGCGGGAGTTCGGGCTCGGGTTCGTGGTGTGGGCCGAGGACCGTGCGGACGGGCCGCGTTCGGACGGCGGCGCGCAGCGGCTGGTGATCGCCCGGGACAGCGGGGAGGCCACGTTGTGGCCGTCGCTGCCGGTGGGCGAGGTGATTCGCCGGTACGAGGAGGAGTACGGCCGTGGGGACGCGGCCGCCGAGCCGGTGCCGGCCGCTCCGGCCCGGGTGGACCTGAATCAGACGTCGTTCTTGCTGACTCCGCCGGAGTGGTTGCAGGAGGCGGCGGACAAGCTGGGGATCCAGGGCCGGGACGGGGCTGCGGATTCGGGTTCGGGCGCGGGGTCGGGGTCGGCTTCGGGTGCGAATTCGGGGCAGGGCGACGGTGGTACGTCCGGTGCCGGGGCGCTTCCCGAGACGCAGGGCGGGGTTCCGGTCGGCGCGGCCGGGCCGTCGTCGACTCCTCCGCCCCAGGCGCCCGGTGTGCCTGACGGGGCGACCCCCTGGGCCGGTACGGACACCAACGCCGATGCCGGTGAGGACCGTTCCGTGCCGCTGCCGGAGACGGTGTTCGCACCGCCGTTGAGCGGTGACGACGCCACGCCGCCGGACGCCAAGACCGCGCTGATGTCGGGCGGCAGCCGGCTTCCGTCGACGGCGATCGAGCCGGCGCTCGACGACGCGCCCACGCCGGGTGCGCCCACGCCGCCTCCGCCTCCGGGGCCGCCTTCGTACGGCTATCCGCAGGGTGCCGGTGGGCCGGGTACGCCCCCGCCGGGTGTGCCGACGCCGCCCGCGCCCTCCTACGGCTACCCGCAGGGCGGGCCGCAGGCTCCGGGTGGTCCCGAGACACCGGGCCGGCCGCTCGCGCCGAACGCCGGGGACATCGCCGATGCCGCGACGAGCAAGGCGGCGCCTCCTCGTGCGGGGGGTGGGGCGACGCCGCCTCCTCCGCCGGGGGTACCGGGGACGCCGGGTGCGGGGGCGGGGAGTACGCCTCCTCAGCCGCCGGCGGCTCCGGGTGTGCCGGGTGCTCCGGGGGGCGGGTACGTGCCGACGCAGTTGGTGTCGGCGCTCGGTCCCGACGGGCCCGAGGGTGCTGCCGGGCCGGGGATTCCGCAGCCGCCCGGTGCTCCGGGTGCTCCGGGTGCGCCTGGCATGCCCGGTGCCCCTGGCGTGCCGAATCCTCCGGACGCCCCCAACCCGCCCGGCACGCCCGGCGGTACGCCCCCGGGCGGTGTGCACCATGCCGCCACCGTGCTGGCCGACCCGAACCGGATGGGCGGCGCGCCGCAGCCACCGGGACCCCCTGGTGTGCCGGGTGCGCCGGGTGCGCATGGCGCGCCGAATCCGCCCGGCATCCCCAGCCCGCCCGGTGCTCCGGGCGCCCCGGGCATGCCGGGCGCAGCCCAGCCTCCGGGTCCTCCCGGCGCCCCGGGTATGCCGCCCGGCGGCCCCGGCGCGCCGCAGCCTCCGCGCGCTCCGGGTGTGCCTGGCGCCCCGGGTGCTCCTGGCGCCCCGGGCTCCTCGGGCGGTGCTCGCGGTGCGGTTCACCACGCGGAGACCGTGCTGGCCGCGCCCCCGGTGGGCGGCCCCGGTGTGCCTCCGCCGTCACCGGCACCGGGCGCGCCGCAGCCGCCAGGCGCTCCGGGGATGCCTCCGGGCGGTCCCGGTATGCCGCCCGGCGGTCCGGGCATGGCGCCCGGCGCCCCCCAGCCCCCGATGCCCCCGGGTGCCGTTCCGCCGCAGCCCGGTCAGCCCGGTCAGCCCGCGCAACCCGGCCAGCCGGGCCAGCCCCCGGCGTACGGCTACCCCCCACAACCCACCGGTCAGCCGACCGTCGGCCCCGGCTATCAGGCCGTTCTCCGCTACCGGGCGCAGGACGGGTCGGAGCAGCAGCTGATCCGGCGTTCGGCGCCGGGTACGCCGCATCCGGAGTGGCAGATCTTCCATGAGCTGCGGGCCATGAACGTGCCGTCGGACCAGGTGCTGGAGCTGCACACGGAGCTGGAGTCGTGTGAGCTGCCGGGTGCGTACTGTGCGCGGATGATCCGGGAGCAGTGGCCGCAGGCGCGGATCACGTCGATCGCGCCGTACGGCACGGATCACGCGAGCCGGCAGCAGGGCATGCAGCAACTGCTGGCGCATCAGGGCGAGTTGCATCAGGTGGCCGACGGGCCGGCCCGTCCGGCGCCGGTGCGGGCGCCGTTGCCGCAGGTGCAGGCGGCGCCGCCGATTCCGCCGGAGGGTGTGGCGCAGGAGCTGGCGGGGGCGTTCGGGCCGGGGCTGTTCCGGTTCGAGCAGGCCGCCGTGTCCCGGCAGGGCGTGCCGCCGGTCGTGGCGCACAGCCTGATGGTGGGCGGTCTGCCGATGGACATGGGCCCGTTCTTCTGGGCGCAGGCCCAGCCGGGGCGGCCCGTTCCCACGCTGGCGGAGCTGGCGGCCGAGCGCGGGGTGCAGCCGGCCTCGGACGCGGGCTCGTATCTCGTCATGGGCAGCGACTTCGGCAAGGCGCTGTGCGTGCAGTACGGGACGGCGCACATCGTGGCCGTGCCGGTGGAGGCGGGGCCGGGCGGTGCGCCCGTACCGCCGCAGTTCGTGAACACGGGTCTGCCCGAGTTCCAGCGCTGTCTGGCGCTGCTGGGCCGGATGTGGCGGCTTCGCTTCGGCCTGAACCAGGAGCAGGCGGGCCGTTGGACCGTCGACTTCCAGGCACAGCTCGCCTCCCTCGACCCGGCGGCGCTCGGGTCGCCGGAGAGCTGGTGGTCGGTGCTGCTGGAGCAGATGTGGGACGGATTGCTGTGA
- a CDS encoding endonuclease/exonuclease/phosphatase family protein, which produces MQEAVSRCAARWAGRGRVLAALAVLTAGLLAFHRAVPNTVGRTGSLLEAFLPWLGAVVVVLLGLALLRRSAVALVALLLPVAAWTYLFGGLLLPAPKPGARDLVVVQHNVSDENGDPAGTARALADAEPDLIALEELVPHALPVYEETLAADFPYHVVRGTVGLWSRYPLTGARLVAIKPRGVTDAWRRGLRAAVRTPYGDVAAYVAHLPSVRVRASGLASSWRDESAGLLGEAVAAENLRTVILLGDLNGTVDDRGLAPLTSRMNVAERGFALSFPAGLPLARIDQVMARSATVAHIRTLPATDSDHLPVAARVRLG; this is translated from the coding sequence GTGCAGGAAGCGGTGAGCCGGTGTGCGGCGCGGTGGGCGGGGCGGGGCCGGGTGCTCGCCGCGCTCGCCGTACTGACGGCCGGGCTGCTGGCGTTCCACCGGGCCGTGCCCAACACCGTGGGGCGCACGGGCAGTCTGCTGGAGGCCTTCCTGCCCTGGCTCGGTGCCGTGGTCGTGGTGCTGCTCGGTCTCGCCCTGCTGCGTCGTTCCGCCGTCGCGCTGGTGGCCCTGCTGCTGCCGGTGGCGGCCTGGACGTACCTCTTCGGCGGGCTGCTCCTGCCCGCGCCGAAGCCGGGCGCGCGCGATCTGGTCGTGGTGCAGCACAACGTCAGCGACGAGAACGGCGACCCGGCGGGCACGGCCCGTGCTCTGGCCGACGCCGAGCCCGATCTCATCGCGCTGGAGGAGCTGGTGCCCCACGCGCTGCCCGTCTACGAGGAGACCCTTGCCGCGGACTTCCCGTACCACGTGGTGCGGGGCACCGTGGGGCTCTGGTCGAGGTATCCGCTGACCGGTGCCCGGCTCGTCGCCATCAAACCCCGTGGGGTCACGGACGCCTGGAGGCGCGGGCTGCGGGCCGCCGTCCGCACGCCGTACGGCGACGTCGCGGCGTACGTCGCGCACCTGCCCTCGGTCCGCGTCCGGGCGAGCGGGCTCGCGTCCTCCTGGCGCGACGAGAGCGCCGGACTGCTGGGCGAGGCGGTCGCCGCCGAGAACCTGCGCACGGTGATCCTGCTGGGCGACCTCAACGGCACGGTCGACGACCGCGGGCTGGCCCCGCTGACCTCCCGGATGAACGTGGCCGAACGGGGCTTCGCCCTCAGTTTCCCCGCCGGCCTGCCCCTGGCCCGGATCGACCAGGTCATGGCCCGCTCGGCCACGGTCGCCCACATCCGAACCCTGCCCGCCACCGACAGCGACCATCTGCCGGTCGCCGCGCGCGTCAGGCTGGGCTGA
- a CDS encoding DUF485 domain-containing protein, which translates to MSPSFDPSPPYQYGPGDASPSYDTYDTYPWQAPPPPQPPPRHRTPDHPPLGHHSDLRILRTAYRWQRRVATLTALGYFTLFLILSAFAPGFMSSTVTDGLPVGLLLALIQLPVTWLAIGLYEHTARRYVDPLADRIRKLAEVDAKRESGNRGTGR; encoded by the coding sequence ATGTCCCCGTCCTTCGATCCGTCACCGCCGTACCAGTACGGCCCGGGCGACGCGTCACCCTCGTACGACACCTATGACACCTATCCCTGGCAGGCCCCGCCCCCACCGCAACCACCCCCACGCCACCGGACCCCCGACCACCCACCCCTCGGGCACCACAGCGACCTGCGCATCCTGCGCACCGCCTACCGCTGGCAGCGGCGCGTGGCGACGCTCACCGCGCTCGGCTACTTCACCCTCTTCCTGATCCTGTCCGCCTTCGCGCCCGGGTTCATGTCGAGCACGGTCACCGACGGGCTGCCCGTCGGCCTGCTGCTCGCGCTGATCCAACTGCCCGTCACCTGGCTGGCGATAGGCCTGTACGAGCACACGGCCCGCCGTTACGTCGACCCGCTCGCGGACCGCATCCGCAAGCTGGCCGAGGTGGACGCCAAGCGGGAGTCGGGGAACCGGGGGACGGGACGATGA
- a CDS encoding cation acetate symporter has product MTDFSGDAQAMSLVAFCAVATITLLLCVMTGPDRDDLDEFYTGYSSLSPVRNGLAIAGDYISAATVLGTTGVVALCGYDGIVLALSTALSLMLLMFLLAEPLRNAGRFTMGDALARRMPGRGVRIAACAVTLAALVPLMLVQLAGTGQLLAFILGFSDDSLKTGCIVGLGVLMISYAAIGGMKGTALIQILKIVMLLGSGAVVALLVLARFDWDPGALFNTAAQQSGVGSAFLESGLQFAGGPHPRLDMISSQLAVVLGGAVLPHITMRMYTATGARQVRRSMSWAVSSVALFVLVITVVGFGATALIGREVIAGADPQGNTAYLLGSRAAFGAEVSTAETLLFTTVTTAIFLTVLASVAGMILACANSLAHDVFAARLRELSSRREMTVARLSALAVGVPAIVLATMVQHRSLQPLVTLSFTLGASAIAPALVYSLFWRRYTRAGLLWTLIGGSVVVLVLMPGTNLVSGSPISAFPDADFNWFPFTTPGLVSIPAGFLLGWLGTVLSGRDESEEQRRQYEAVEGWILAGAVRRGN; this is encoded by the coding sequence ATGACGGACTTCAGCGGAGACGCGCAGGCGATGTCGCTGGTCGCCTTCTGTGCCGTGGCCACCATCACGCTGCTGCTGTGCGTGATGACCGGACCGGACCGGGACGACCTCGACGAGTTCTACACGGGCTACAGCTCCCTGTCCCCCGTGCGCAACGGCCTGGCGATCGCGGGCGACTACATCAGCGCGGCGACCGTGCTGGGCACGACGGGCGTCGTCGCGCTGTGCGGCTACGACGGCATCGTGCTGGCGCTGAGCACCGCCCTGTCGCTGATGCTGCTGATGTTCCTGCTGGCCGAACCCCTGCGCAACGCGGGCCGGTTCACCATGGGCGACGCGCTGGCCCGCCGGATGCCGGGCCGGGGCGTGCGGATCGCCGCGTGCGCGGTGACCCTGGCCGCGCTGGTGCCGCTGATGCTGGTGCAGCTGGCCGGGACCGGGCAACTGCTGGCGTTCATCCTGGGCTTCTCGGACGACTCCCTGAAGACGGGGTGCATCGTCGGCCTCGGCGTGCTGATGATCAGCTACGCCGCGATCGGCGGGATGAAGGGCACCGCGCTCATCCAGATCCTGAAGATCGTGATGCTGCTCGGGTCGGGCGCCGTGGTCGCCCTGCTGGTGCTGGCGCGGTTCGACTGGGATCCGGGCGCGCTGTTCAACACCGCGGCGCAGCAGAGCGGGGTCGGCTCGGCGTTCCTGGAGTCGGGCCTGCAGTTCGCGGGCGGCCCGCACCCCCGCCTCGACATGATCAGCTCCCAGCTCGCCGTCGTCCTCGGCGGTGCGGTGCTGCCGCACATCACCATGCGCATGTACACGGCGACCGGCGCACGTCAGGTGCGGCGCTCGATGTCCTGGGCGGTGTCGAGCGTGGCGCTGTTCGTGCTGGTGATCACGGTCGTCGGCTTCGGCGCCACGGCGCTGATCGGGCGGGAGGTGATCGCCGGGGCGGACCCGCAGGGCAACACGGCGTATCTGCTGGGCTCCAGGGCCGCCTTCGGCGCCGAGGTCTCCACCGCGGAGACCCTGCTCTTCACGACGGTCACCACGGCCATCTTCCTGACCGTGCTCGCCTCGGTCGCCGGCATGATCCTGGCCTGCGCGAACTCCCTCGCCCATGACGTGTTCGCCGCACGGCTGCGGGAGCTGTCCAGCCGCCGCGAGATGACGGTGGCGCGGCTGTCCGCGCTGGCGGTGGGGGTCCCGGCGATCGTGCTGGCGACGATGGTCCAGCACCGCAGCCTCCAGCCGCTGGTGACCCTGTCCTTCACCCTGGGCGCCTCGGCCATCGCCCCGGCCCTCGTCTACAGCCTCTTCTGGCGCCGCTACACCCGGGCCGGACTGCTCTGGACCCTGATCGGCGGCTCCGTGGTAGTGCTGGTGCTGATGCCGGGGACCAATCTCGTCTCCGGGTCGCCGATCTCGGCGTTCCCCGACGCCGACTTCAACTGGTTCCCCTTCACCACGCCGGGGCTCGTGTCGATCCCGGCCGGATTCCTCCTCGGCTGGCTGGGGACGGTCCTGTCGGGGCGGGACGAGTCGGAGGAACAGCGACGGCAGTACGAGGCCGTGGAGGGGTGGATTCTCGCGGGTGCGGTGCGCAGGGGCAACTAG
- a CDS encoding SMI1/KNR4 family protein, whose amino-acid sequence MTTGRLGLGAPPGRQAGGQAAPPNAAYAGQVVHFPDPVRAARHPRGVRVDERGYPDFSPYARAAAEIAEPPEGFGVDELRLTDYVSANAALAASGHELWDTIPAVATPHGWTWHHVVGSRRLELVPVEVKALLRHHGGIATSAVDHDKRGTRPLQETRPAHFRLPKSGVAVTEAQALGVEEDLGYRLPGAYRSFLKAAGGCAPVGTALDPELGLLVDQPLFTVRDEAAVNDLVYVNKCLRDHLTKDYLGVGFVQGGLLAVKVKGERLGSVWFCAYDDARDVDPSWPPAERVERLLMPCGEDFDAFLSRLAGSPPELETVANLMVDGGFAGPVPVAAAAVGE is encoded by the coding sequence ATGACGACAGGTCGGCTCGGGCTGGGGGCACCTCCCGGCCGCCAGGCCGGGGGACAAGCCGCGCCGCCGAACGCGGCCTACGCCGGGCAGGTCGTGCATTTCCCGGATCCGGTCCGGGCGGCCCGTCACCCGAGAGGAGTACGGGTCGACGAGCGTGGTTACCCCGACTTCTCGCCGTACGCACGCGCGGCGGCGGAGATCGCGGAGCCGCCGGAGGGTTTCGGCGTCGACGAGTTGCGGCTGACGGACTATGTGTCGGCGAACGCGGCGCTGGCGGCGTCCGGCCACGAGTTGTGGGACACGATCCCGGCGGTGGCGACACCGCACGGCTGGACGTGGCACCACGTGGTGGGTTCGCGGCGGCTGGAGCTGGTTCCGGTCGAGGTGAAGGCGTTGCTGCGGCACCACGGTGGGATCGCGACGTCGGCGGTGGACCATGACAAGCGCGGGACGCGGCCATTGCAGGAGACGCGGCCCGCGCATTTCCGGCTGCCGAAGTCGGGTGTGGCGGTGACGGAGGCGCAGGCGCTGGGCGTCGAGGAGGACCTCGGGTACCGGTTGCCGGGTGCGTATCGGTCGTTCCTGAAGGCGGCGGGCGGGTGCGCGCCGGTGGGGACGGCGCTGGACCCGGAGTTGGGCCTGCTGGTCGACCAGCCGCTGTTCACGGTGCGGGACGAGGCCGCGGTCAATGACCTGGTGTACGTCAACAAGTGCCTGCGTGACCATCTGACCAAGGACTACCTGGGTGTGGGGTTCGTGCAGGGCGGGTTGCTGGCCGTGAAGGTGAAGGGCGAGCGGCTCGGTTCGGTGTGGTTCTGCGCGTACGACGACGCGCGGGACGTGGATCCCTCGTGGCCGCCGGCGGAACGGGTGGAGCGGCTGCTGATGCCGTGCGGTGAGGACTTCGACGCGTTTCTGTCCCGGCTGGCGGGTTCTCCGCCGGAGTTGGAGACGGTGGCGAATCTGATGGTGGACGGTGGGTTCGCGGGCCCGGTGCCCGTCGCCGCTGCGGCTGTGGGGGAGTGA
- a CDS encoding YwqJ-related putative deaminase: protein MTIMNATQTGPHAARSGDPRIGWSATENPHTPALLHRRDGILPTVAAALSVRGATLTGTAARGDQPPPLHHLVQDFLDTLTSSERDRFTGRCAETILISRHIAAADATRSKRSARKPMTNGEARKALKQAKLTARRIREDGDPLHGSFAAPCRACTALSAHFGVRIVDPTTDG from the coding sequence ATGACGATCATGAACGCGACGCAGACAGGCCCACACGCCGCCCGCTCCGGCGACCCTCGCATCGGCTGGAGCGCCACCGAAAACCCCCACACACCCGCCCTCCTCCACCGCCGCGACGGGATACTCCCCACCGTCGCCGCCGCCCTGTCCGTCCGCGGCGCCACCCTCACCGGCACCGCCGCCCGCGGCGACCAGCCCCCGCCCCTGCACCACCTCGTCCAGGACTTCCTCGACACCCTCACCAGCTCGGAACGCGACCGCTTCACCGGCCGCTGTGCCGAGACCATCCTCATCTCACGCCATATCGCCGCGGCCGACGCCACCCGCAGCAAACGCTCCGCCCGCAAACCCATGACCAACGGCGAAGCCCGCAAAGCCCTCAAGCAGGCCAAGCTCACCGCCCGCCGCATCCGCGAGGACGGCGACCCCCTGCACGGCAGCTTCGCCGCCCCCTGCCGGGCCTGCACCGCCCTCAGCGCCCACTTCGGCGTCCGCATCGTCGACCCGACGACCGACGGCTAG
- a CDS encoding SUKH-3 domain-containing protein, producing the protein MHTDRTSTTRFPVPVDAALRAAGWRPGRWDIKQAEIWADTLREHTSPAGHTHAVFPAAVEAWAEFGGLHITPTGPGRQIAPAAVHFDPLHGLHMARTLGDLGRALDTEVCPLGAETDTQALLAIDTEGRVYALDHTGDWYLGPDIDQALAALVAGIEPARLTAG; encoded by the coding sequence ATGCACACCGACCGCACCTCCACCACCCGCTTCCCCGTCCCCGTCGACGCCGCCCTGCGCGCCGCCGGCTGGCGACCCGGACGCTGGGACATCAAGCAAGCCGAGATCTGGGCCGACACCCTCCGCGAACACACCTCACCCGCCGGCCACACCCACGCCGTCTTCCCCGCCGCGGTGGAAGCCTGGGCCGAATTCGGCGGCCTGCACATCACCCCCACCGGCCCCGGACGCCAGATCGCCCCCGCGGCTGTGCACTTCGACCCGCTCCACGGCCTCCACATGGCCCGCACCCTCGGCGACCTCGGCCGCGCACTCGACACCGAGGTCTGCCCCCTCGGCGCCGAAACCGACACGCAGGCCCTCCTCGCCATCGACACCGAAGGCCGCGTCTACGCCCTCGACCACACCGGCGACTGGTACCTCGGCCCGGACATCGACCAGGCCCTCGCCGCCCTCGTCGCCGGCATAGAACCGGCACGACTCACGGCGGGCTGA
- a CDS encoding cellulose-binding protein, translating to MSSAPVPLYDFVVVRGRGYRPEQVDAYIDALFRDRDAAWERAARLTVLARDMDKEAERLREVVAELAPQTYEELGGRARRLFEMVEEEAAAVREGARQETQRLMEEAQTYADEVWDAAQAHADAVRAEAEEWARQRLLAARAEAGEARNAARRDVKEERGEVLGPLRQARQQTAGLVARQAKEHAERLAEAEREAERRLAALEKAETEGMARAEASLAEAQQELADARASAKRLQEEAGARAAELLEQARERTERVARETERVLREHGEMWDEVRLQMDQMRNSLSTLERQVALE from the coding sequence ATGAGCAGCGCACCGGTCCCGCTCTACGACTTCGTGGTCGTACGAGGGCGTGGCTACCGTCCCGAACAGGTCGACGCCTACATCGACGCCCTCTTCCGGGACCGTGACGCCGCCTGGGAACGGGCCGCCCGGCTCACCGTGCTCGCCCGGGACATGGACAAGGAGGCGGAGCGGCTGCGGGAGGTCGTGGCGGAGCTCGCCCCGCAGACGTACGAGGAGCTCGGGGGGCGTGCGCGGCGGCTCTTCGAGATGGTGGAGGAGGAGGCCGCGGCCGTGCGGGAGGGGGCGCGGCAGGAGACGCAGCGGCTGATGGAGGAGGCGCAGACGTACGCGGACGAGGTGTGGGACGCGGCGCAGGCGCACGCCGACGCGGTGAGAGCCGAAGCCGAGGAATGGGCCCGTCAGCGGTTGCTCGCGGCACGGGCGGAGGCGGGCGAGGCCCGGAACGCCGCCCGGCGTGATGTGAAGGAGGAGCGCGGGGAGGTGCTCGGCCCGTTGCGCCAGGCACGCCAGCAGACCGCCGGCTTGGTCGCGCGGCAGGCCAAGGAGCACGCCGAGCGGTTGGCGGAGGCCGAGCGGGAGGCCGAGCGGCGGCTGGCCGCGCTGGAGAAGGCGGAGACGGAGGGGATGGCGCGGGCCGAGGCCTCGCTGGCCGAGGCGCAGCAGGAGCTCGCCGACGCGCGGGCCTCGGCGAAGCGGTTGCAGGAGGAGGCGGGGGCGCGGGCGGCGGAGCTGCTGGAGCAGGCCCGGGAGCGGACGGAGCGGGTCGCCCGGGAGACGGAGCGGGTGCTGCGCGAGCACGGGGAGATGTGGGACGAGGTGCGGTTGCAGATGGACCAGATGCGCAACAGCCTGTCGACGCTGGAGCGGCAGGTGGCATTGGAGTGA
- a CDS encoding sensor histidine kinase, producing MTTTGEAHTEAPPPSAGPWWWGRVRSAVLDVSLGVVSAVECGFEGVRFARDAGIPEPAGVVFGVLAGSVLVLRRRWPIAVVLVSIAVMPAQMGFLMGIVGLYTLAASELPRRIIASLAGMSFVGALIVTFVWLRQDVGRGSLTVGDWVVPFASVTTALGVTAPPLLLGLYVGARRRLMESLRERADSLERELQLLAERAEERAEWARNEERTRIAREMHDVVAHRVSLMVVHSAALQAVARKDPDKAVRNAALVGDMGRQALTELREMLGVLRSGGVQVDRPQGAVMPLAAVGAAAAAAADRERSGGDEGLGEGPCLSELDALVGQSAAAGMVVDLSVEGESRSYAPEIEQTAFRVVQEALTNVHKHAAGAKTHVRLAHRVSEIAMQVENEPPPELSSASLARLPSGGNGLVGMKERVSALGGVFVSGPTDAGGFRVSAVIPAA from the coding sequence ATGACCACGACGGGGGAAGCCCACACAGAGGCGCCGCCACCGAGTGCGGGGCCGTGGTGGTGGGGCAGGGTGCGCAGTGCCGTGCTGGACGTGAGTCTGGGCGTGGTGTCCGCGGTGGAGTGCGGTTTTGAGGGGGTTCGGTTCGCGCGGGATGCCGGGATTCCGGAGCCCGCGGGGGTGGTGTTCGGGGTTCTGGCGGGGTCCGTGCTGGTGCTGCGGCGCCGGTGGCCCATCGCCGTCGTGCTGGTGTCGATCGCCGTGATGCCGGCCCAGATGGGGTTCCTGATGGGCATCGTCGGGCTCTACACCCTCGCCGCCTCCGAACTGCCGCGGCGGATCATCGCCTCGCTGGCGGGGATGTCGTTCGTCGGGGCGCTGATCGTGACGTTCGTGTGGCTGCGGCAGGACGTCGGCCGGGGGAGTCTGACCGTCGGGGACTGGGTGGTTCCGTTCGCGTCGGTCACGACCGCTCTCGGGGTGACCGCGCCTCCGCTGCTGCTGGGGCTGTATGTGGGGGCCCGGCGACGGCTGATGGAGAGCCTGCGGGAGCGGGCGGACAGTCTGGAGCGGGAGCTTCAGCTGCTGGCCGAGCGCGCGGAGGAGCGTGCGGAGTGGGCGCGGAACGAAGAGCGCACGCGTATCGCGCGGGAGATGCATGACGTCGTCGCGCACCGGGTGAGTCTGATGGTGGTGCATTCCGCCGCGCTGCAGGCGGTGGCCCGGAAGGATCCCGACAAGGCGGTGCGGAACGCCGCGTTGGTGGGGGACATGGGGCGGCAGGCGTTGACCGAGTTGCGGGAGATGCTCGGGGTGCTGCGCAGTGGGGGTGTCCAGGTGGATCGGCCTCAGGGGGCTGTGATGCCGCTGGCCGCGGTGGGGGCCGCTGCCGCCGCGGCGGCCGATCGGGAGCGGTCCGGTGGGGACGAGGGGCTGGGCGAGGGGCCCTGCCTGTCGGAGCTGGACGCGTTGGTGGGGCAGTCGGCCGCCGCGGGGATGGTCGTGGATCTCTCGGTGGAAGGGGAGTCGCGGTCGTATGCGCCGGAGATCGAGCAGACGGCGTTCCGCGTGGTGCAGGAGGCGCTGACGAACGTCCACAAGCATGCGGCGGGGGCGAAGACGCATGTACGGCTCGCGCATCGGGTGTCGGAGATCGCGATGCAGGTGGAGAACGAGCCGCCGCCGGAGCTGTCGTCGGCGTCCTTGGCGCGGCTGCCTTCGGGGGGCAACGGTCTGGTGGGGATGAAGGAGCGGGTCTCGGCGCTGGGCGGGGTGTTCGTGTCGGGGCCGACGGATGCGGGGGGTTTCCGGGTGTCGGCGGTGATTCCGGCGGCGTAG
- a CDS encoding GNAT family N-acetyltransferase has product MVKLERLRADHTEALLAFELENREYFARSIPDRGDAYFAEFDTLLRARLAEQDAGVCHFHLVTDAEGRLVGRVNLVDVEDGSAELGYRIGERSAGRGVATAAVAEVCRVAGTAYGLTSLVAVTTLDNLASRAVLERNSFAHVEDVAVAGRPGVRYRRALLGH; this is encoded by the coding sequence ATGGTGAAGCTGGAGCGGCTGCGGGCCGATCACACGGAGGCTCTGCTGGCCTTCGAGCTTGAGAACCGGGAGTACTTCGCCCGTTCCATCCCGGATCGCGGGGACGCGTATTTCGCCGAGTTCGACACCCTGCTCCGGGCGCGGCTGGCCGAACAGGACGCCGGGGTCTGCCACTTCCACCTGGTGACGGACGCCGAGGGGCGCCTCGTCGGGCGGGTCAACCTGGTCGACGTCGAGGACGGTTCGGCGGAACTCGGGTACCGCATCGGGGAGCGGTCGGCGGGCAGGGGCGTCGCCACGGCGGCGGTGGCGGAGGTGTGCCGGGTGGCCGGTACGGCGTACGGGCTGACGTCCCTGGTCGCCGTCACCACCCTGGACAACCTGGCCTCCCGGGCCGTCCTGGAGCGGAACTCCTTCGCCCATGTGGAAGACGTCGCCGTGGCCGGCCGGCCCGGGGTCCGTTATCGGCGCGCGCTTCTCGGGCACTGA